A genomic window from Methanovulcanius yangii includes:
- a CDS encoding monovalent cation/H+ antiporter complex subunit F encodes MIDIWEAALAVLFILILVVLIRLLKGPTAPDRVVALDAINTFTVCAILIFGVAYQETVYVDVAIVYALLSFVGTLYLAKLVGGDI; translated from the coding sequence ATGATCGATATTTGGGAGGCGGCTCTTGCGGTCCTTTTTATCCTGATTCTTGTCGTTCTCATCCGGCTTCTGAAAGGTCCGACCGCGCCCGACCGGGTGGTGGCCCTTGACGCCATCAACACATTCACCGTCTGTGCCATCCTCATCTTCGGCGTTGCGTACCAGGAAACGGTCTATGTGGATGTCGCGATCGTGTATGCTCTTCTGTCGTTTGTTGGGACATTGTATCTTGCCAAGCTTGTCGGGGGGGACATCTGA
- a CDS encoding ArsR/SmtB family transcription factor produces MTDEGVLVLEPGDDRAKKIGKALSNASSSDILHLLGEGEKTLSELSEGLDQPITTVKYNVENLLDAGMIDIVRTRYSEKGRVIKVYGIRDQVVIVSPGRADVKSLLMKYASLFALILVASLVLAGIAPLFSGMGLGDAQTTQESLMNAPDPVAADKVAALDYSGETPAGAGAARAAVAEERSGDPGVQSFEDLMNLAALAFFLGGFVAILTMLLYEVLMTIRAKHS; encoded by the coding sequence ATGACCGACGAAGGGGTATTGGTACTTGAACCCGGAGACGACCGGGCAAAGAAGATCGGAAAGGCGCTCTCCAATGCCTCATCGTCAGATATCCTCCATCTCCTTGGGGAAGGAGAAAAAACCCTTTCCGAACTTTCGGAAGGGCTCGATCAGCCGATAACCACCGTCAAATACAACGTGGAGAACCTCCTCGACGCGGGGATGATCGATATTGTCCGGACCCGGTACAGCGAGAAAGGCCGGGTCATCAAGGTGTACGGTATCAGGGATCAGGTCGTCATCGTATCGCCCGGCAGGGCAGATGTAAAATCGCTCCTGATGAAATATGCCTCCCTCTTCGCCCTGATTCTGGTTGCATCACTTGTTCTTGCCGGAATTGCACCGCTCTTCTCAGGAATGGGTCTGGGTGATGCGCAGACGACACAGGAGTCGTTGATGAATGCACCGGACCCCGTTGCGGCGGATAAAGTTGCCGCGTTGGATTATAGCGGAGAAACACCCGCCGGAGCGGGTGCAGCGAGGGCTGCTGTGGCTGAGGAACGGAGTGGCGACCCCGGAGTGCAAAGTTTCGAGGATCTGATGAATCTTGCGGCACTGGCTTTCTTTTTGGGAGGATTTGTCGCAATTCTTACCATGCTGCTCTATGAAGTGCTGATGACCATCAGGGCAAAACATTCCTGA
- a CDS encoding hydrogenase subunit MbhD domain-containing protein, with amino-acid sequence MMDMAIHGLVLIGLLISAGMIWHFRNLLSAAISFGVFSFLLSLEFLILQAPDVAIAEAAIGAGLTTAIFVIAIRATENETEADAE; translated from the coding sequence ATGATGGATATGGCTATTCACGGACTGGTACTTATTGGCCTTCTCATCTCTGCAGGCATGATCTGGCATTTCAGAAATCTGCTGTCTGCCGCCATTTCATTTGGCGTCTTCAGCTTCCTGCTGTCCCTGGAGTTTCTGATTCTCCAGGCGCCCGATGTTGCCATCGCGGAGGCGGCCATCGGCGCAGGCCTTACAACAGCAATATTTGTGATCGCGATTCGTGCGACGGAGAACGAAACGGAGGCGGATGCCGAATGA
- a CDS encoding Na+/H+ antiporter subunit E — MKPVAVTAIFAFLVYLLLTAGSGDILFWSWPEIGAGVIIGIVVGGLSASWFCRGAEMRMANPLRWVLLAIYSIGPLFIEIIRANIDVAIRVITGNIRPGIVKFNPGLRTDLGKLLLANSITLTPGTLTVEVDDATGVFYVHMLNVDEQTSAREMCEASDIFAFFNMPAWIRRIAE; from the coding sequence ATGAAACCTGTCGCTGTAACGGCAATATTTGCTTTTCTGGTGTATCTCCTGCTGACGGCCGGTTCAGGCGATATTCTCTTCTGGTCATGGCCGGAGATCGGTGCCGGGGTTATCATCGGCATCGTTGTCGGGGGTCTGTCGGCGTCATGGTTCTGCAGGGGCGCAGAGATGCGGATGGCAAACCCTCTTCGTTGGGTTCTCCTTGCCATTTATTCGATTGGACCGTTGTTTATTGAGATTATCAGGGCAAATATCGATGTTGCCATCCGTGTCATCACGGGTAACATCCGACCCGGGATTGTCAAATTCAATCCGGGTCTCCGTACCGACCTCGGAAAACTTCTTCTGGCAAATTCGATTACACTGACGCCGGGCACCCTCACCGTTGAGGTGGATGATGCCACGGGAGTGTTCTATGTTCACATGCTCAATGTCGATGAACAGACAAGTGCCAGGGAGATGTGCGAAGCATCGGACATATTCGCGTTCTTCAATATGCCTGCATGGATCAGGAGGATTGCAGAATGA
- a CDS encoding proton-conducting transporter transmembrane domain-containing protein translates to MIWELLGAHAPALLLAIPMLGAFATPLLGRIGRTPRNLWILVITALTFVTSVVLAAEVYTTGPVIYTFGAMDPALALAGDSGGIPVRIIFNVDAMSAFMAVFASFVGMIAAVFSLPSGKMESGRDGYFALLLLLLVGILGMVCTGDLFNFFVFLEINSLAGAALVAYRIDKGVAVEAGMKYAFLSTLAGLLVLFAVGLLYGQYDSLNIAVIAGRMQFGFLDKVALALLLTGLAMKAGAVPMHFWTPDTYSMAPSAITAFLVVASQASLYGVFRVAFSLYGLTLNYVTVGWFIIILGVLSMFVGVSMAIPQKDVKRLMAYHAVSQTGYMLLGVGVGLAVLGDPAMMESFGLTAMEGGIFHIVNHAMYKGLLFLTAGAIFYQTGTRNLNKLGGLGHSMKWTMLFFVIGALAIAGIPPFNGFASKLMIYESVFAFNPALSIIAMVVSILTLASFVKVFHAIFMGPKQERYAEVKEVPAPMLAAMAILALLTVLMGIFPQQIVDIVISPAAGALVDQGSYIASVMGGL, encoded by the coding sequence ATGATCTGGGAACTCTTGGGTGCCCATGCCCCCGCACTGCTCCTGGCGATTCCGATGCTCGGCGCATTTGCAACACCCCTCCTGGGCCGAATCGGGAGGACGCCACGGAACCTGTGGATTCTGGTCATCACGGCCCTGACTTTTGTGACCTCAGTGGTCCTTGCTGCGGAGGTCTACACGACGGGTCCTGTCATCTATACCTTCGGGGCTATGGATCCGGCCCTTGCCCTCGCAGGGGATTCGGGTGGGATTCCCGTGCGCATCATATTCAATGTCGATGCGATGAGTGCCTTCATGGCCGTCTTCGCCTCGTTTGTCGGCATGATTGCCGCGGTCTTCTCCTTACCGTCCGGAAAGATGGAGTCGGGGAGGGACGGCTACTTCGCCCTCCTGCTTCTCCTCCTCGTGGGCATTCTTGGCATGGTCTGCACCGGGGATCTCTTCAACTTCTTTGTCTTCCTGGAGATCAACTCACTTGCGGGCGCAGCGCTCGTCGCCTATCGCATCGACAAGGGAGTGGCCGTCGAGGCCGGCATGAAGTATGCCTTCCTCTCCACCCTCGCAGGGCTTCTCGTCCTATTTGCCGTGGGACTTCTGTACGGGCAGTATGACTCCCTGAACATTGCGGTCATTGCAGGACGGATGCAGTTCGGCTTCCTTGATAAGGTGGCGCTGGCCCTCCTCCTGACCGGCCTTGCCATGAAGGCGGGGGCGGTGCCGATGCATTTCTGGACCCCGGACACCTACTCTATGGCGCCCTCGGCGATCACTGCATTTCTTGTGGTGGCAAGCCAGGCAAGCCTGTACGGAGTGTTCAGAGTCGCATTCTCACTCTACGGGCTTACGCTCAACTATGTCACCGTCGGCTGGTTTATCATCATCCTCGGCGTGCTCTCAATGTTTGTGGGTGTATCGATGGCCATCCCGCAGAAGGATGTCAAACGGCTGATGGCCTACCATGCGGTTTCACAGACCGGCTACATGCTTCTTGGTGTCGGCGTCGGCCTCGCGGTCCTCGGCGACCCGGCGATGATGGAGTCTTTTGGCCTTACGGCAATGGAGGGCGGCATCTTCCACATCGTCAATCATGCCATGTACAAGGGTCTCCTCTTCCTGACGGCGGGGGCGATCTTCTACCAGACCGGCACCCGCAACCTCAATAAACTCGGTGGCTTGGGCCATTCGATGAAGTGGACCATGCTCTTCTTCGTCATAGGTGCCCTTGCAATTGCCGGGATACCGCCGTTTAACGGCTTTGCCTCGAAACTGATGATCTATGAGTCGGTGTTCGCGTTCAATCCTGCCCTTTCGATCATCGCCATGGTGGTTTCCATCCTCACCCTTGCCTCCTTTGTCAAGGTCTTCCATGCAATCTTTATGGGGCCGAAGCAGGAGCGCTATGCCGAAGTGAAGGAGGTGCCGGCGCCCATGCTCGCTGCGATGGCAATCCTTGCCCTCCTGACCGTGCTGATGGGTATCTTCCCGCAGCAGATCGTCGACATTGTGATAAGCCCGGCGGCGGGTGCGCTCGTCGACCAGGGTAGTTATATTGCGTCCGTGATGGGAGGTCTCTAG
- a CDS encoding phosphoadenosine phosphosulfate reductase domain-containing protein, which produces MRRQYLGKNHLHWCDRCHVPVLGKKCACGASAREVSITPPGDARPAFSADIDHINRIYVDYFGAPLIPEGHLAVLNKVPDKDRMEEIVMGGTVVGAIRYLPEEKKWEPLPRPAAALYLNPEKKVVVVDDGAIPSIREKSASVLAPGLVAIEDSVREGDEVFIVDRDGTCIAVGRAKTDAGTARTLDRGAIVRTRKVREATCIPGPATWDDAVSANATILARVEEEAVTFIRKVMDEHPIQANVSYSGGKDSLATLLVTLRAAGPLPLLFADTGLEFEETYANVNDVATHYGLEVIRTDTAEEFWTTMDREGPPAVDARWCCKVCKLLPIKRLIETEWGECLSFIGQRKYESFKRMKSPRVWRNGYVGCQVSAAPIQHWTAMHVWLYIFREQAPFNILYSRRIDRIGCYMCPSSDWATFEYIMEEYPDLWRTWDDALNGYKEKHGLPDIWVEQALWRKRGDTDEDDAGSYT; this is translated from the coding sequence ATGCGTCGTCAGTATCTGGGTAAAAATCACCTCCATTGGTGTGATCGGTGCCATGTACCCGTCCTCGGGAAAAAATGTGCCTGCGGAGCATCCGCGCGTGAAGTTTCCATCACCCCTCCGGGCGATGCCCGACCCGCTTTTTCCGCGGATATCGATCATATTAACCGGATTTATGTGGACTATTTCGGCGCGCCCCTGATCCCCGAGGGACACCTTGCGGTTCTGAATAAGGTGCCCGATAAAGATCGGATGGAAGAGATAGTCATGGGAGGAACGGTCGTGGGGGCAATCCGGTATCTGCCGGAGGAAAAGAAGTGGGAGCCCCTCCCACGACCGGCCGCCGCCCTCTACCTGAATCCCGAAAAAAAGGTCGTGGTCGTCGATGACGGAGCTATTCCCTCTATCAGGGAGAAATCCGCAAGCGTTCTCGCTCCGGGCCTCGTTGCCATTGAGGATTCTGTTCGCGAAGGTGATGAGGTGTTTATCGTCGACAGGGACGGCACCTGCATCGCTGTCGGAAGGGCAAAGACCGATGCCGGGACCGCCCGTACGTTGGACCGCGGTGCGATTGTCAGGACCCGCAAGGTCAGGGAGGCCACCTGCATTCCCGGGCCTGCCACCTGGGATGACGCAGTCAGCGCAAATGCAACCATCCTTGCCCGTGTCGAGGAGGAGGCAGTCACCTTCATCCGCAAGGTGATGGATGAACACCCCATCCAGGCAAATGTCTCGTATTCCGGCGGAAAGGACAGCCTTGCCACCCTGCTCGTCACCCTCAGGGCGGCAGGTCCCCTTCCGCTCCTTTTTGCGGACACGGGTCTCGAATTCGAGGAGACCTATGCCAATGTGAACGATGTCGCAACCCATTATGGGCTGGAGGTCATCCGAACAGATACCGCAGAGGAATTCTGGACCACGATGGACCGGGAAGGCCCGCCTGCGGTGGACGCACGCTGGTGCTGCAAGGTCTGCAAACTCCTCCCGATTAAACGACTCATTGAAACAGAGTGGGGAGAATGCCTCTCCTTCATCGGCCAGAGAAAATACGAATCATTCAAACGGATGAAGAGTCCCCGGGTCTGGAGAAACGGGTATGTAGGATGCCAGGTCTCTGCCGCCCCCATCCAGCACTGGACGGCGATGCATGTATGGCTCTATATCTTCAGGGAACAGGCCCCGTTTAACATTCTCTACAGCCGGAGGATTGACCGGATCGGGTGTTACATGTGCCCGTCGAGTGACTGGGCCACGTTCGAGTATATCATGGAGGAGTACCCCGACCTCTGGCGGACATGGGACGATGCACTGAATGGATACAAAGAAAAACATGGTCTTCCAGATATCTGGGTTGAACAGGCACTCTGGAGAAAACGGGGAGATACGGACGAGGATGACGCAGGTAGCTATACTTGA
- a CDS encoding MnhB domain-containing protein has product MKNMNMSNLVRTSAGLLMPFVLVFGFYIVIHGHLTPGGGFQGGAVIATAFVLLFVAHSRETIRERISLGFMKNTETLGLMLFILTALIALGVGLAFFGNWLVGTGGLFGTPVAFGINPGDLNTGGVIPIMNVAVGLEVLGAMSVIILAMLSGIGREA; this is encoded by the coding sequence ATGAAGAATATGAATATGAGTAACCTGGTGCGCACCAGTGCGGGACTCTTGATGCCCTTCGTCCTGGTTTTCGGTTTTTATATCGTCATCCATGGGCACCTCACACCTGGTGGAGGGTTTCAGGGCGGTGCGGTGATTGCGACGGCATTTGTGCTCCTCTTCGTTGCCCACTCCCGCGAGACTATCCGGGAACGCATCTCCCTGGGGTTCATGAAAAATACCGAAACGCTAGGGCTGATGCTCTTTATCCTGACGGCGCTCATCGCACTCGGTGTGGGGCTGGCGTTTTTCGGGAACTGGCTCGTTGGGACCGGCGGCCTCTTCGGGACACCGGTTGCCTTCGGCATCAACCCCGGGGATCTGAACACCGGCGGAGTCATTCCGATCATGAATGTTGCCGTGGGTCTTGAGGTGCTCGGGGCCATGAGTGTAATCATCCTTGCGATGCTCTCCGGTATCGGGAGGGAAGCGTGA
- the mnhG gene encoding monovalent cation/H(+) antiporter subunit G, with protein MDGGLITTVCIGIGLLASTLGVVGILRFPDVYTRLHAETKLTTFGSIFLCLAIIVHVLSKYLAGGDGQYVVLGVHTLVALAALAFTNAIGAHAISRAAHRAGIKPEGVIDRLSEVKQK; from the coding sequence ATGGATGGCGGACTGATCACCACGGTGTGTATTGGTATCGGCCTTCTGGCCTCGACTCTCGGGGTGGTGGGCATCCTGCGGTTCCCGGATGTCTACACCAGGCTTCATGCTGAGACGAAGCTGACCACCTTCGGGTCGATCTTCCTCTGTCTGGCCATCATTGTCCATGTCCTGTCGAAGTACCTCGCCGGCGGGGATGGACAGTATGTTGTCCTTGGTGTGCATACCCTCGTCGCCCTCGCCGCCCTCGCATTTACCAACGCCATTGGTGCCCACGCCATTTCACGTGCGGCGCACCGGGCGGGAATCAAACCGGAAGGGGTCATCGACCGGCTCTCCGAGGTGAAGCAGAAATGA
- the mbhE gene encoding hydrogen gas-evolving membrane-bound hydrogenase subunit E, whose translation MKQIVTWIVIAVVAGSLLLCASGLEFGAPAYQDMDDYMIAHGQEETGGNNIVTDVVFDYRGFDTLGEATVLFTAVLGIGLVLRTLAKEDEEYEYE comes from the coding sequence ATGAAACAGATTGTCACATGGATTGTCATCGCGGTTGTGGCGGGCAGTCTTCTCCTCTGCGCTTCGGGTCTGGAGTTCGGCGCACCCGCCTACCAGGATATGGACGACTACATGATTGCCCACGGGCAGGAAGAGACGGGCGGGAACAACATCGTCACCGACGTTGTCTTTGACTACCGTGGATTTGATACGCTCGGGGAAGCCACCGTGCTCTTTACCGCGGTCCTTGGCATCGGGCTTGTCCTGCGGACCCTTGCAAAGGAGGATGAAGAATATGAATATGAGTAA
- a CDS encoding sodium:proton antiporter, with protein MFADLPFIAAAILIIIGIATIVTQHHLIKMVMGLAVVEAGVNLLLVATGYREGGVAPIFTNAPSTEMVMPTVQAMTLTNIVIGIATTALLLSFVMIIYRKYGSADVRDMRRLKG; from the coding sequence ATGTTTGCCGACCTGCCCTTTATCGCAGCGGCGATTCTGATCATCATCGGCATTGCCACGATCGTTACACAGCACCACCTCATCAAGATGGTGATGGGTCTTGCCGTGGTCGAAGCGGGGGTCAATCTCCTGCTGGTCGCGACCGGCTACCGGGAAGGCGGTGTCGCACCGATCTTCACCAATGCCCCGTCGACCGAGATGGTGATGCCGACCGTTCAGGCGATGACCCTCACTAACATTGTGATAGGTATTGCCACGACGGCGCTCCTTCTCTCTTTCGTGATGATCATCTATCGGAAGTATGGTTCGGCGGATGTGCGCGACATGCGGAGGCTGAAAGGATGA
- the hisH gene encoding imidazole glycerol phosphate synthase subunit HisH, with protein sequence MTQVAILDYGLGNLRSVMRGLEHAGATTTITKDIDEMMDADGVVLPGVGAFSEGMEKLGELKTALYTYVQERPVLGICLGMQMLLETSCEFGTHAGLGLVPGSVREFPRTSGLKVPHMGWNTIHIDQESPLFEGIPQNSYVYFVHSFYAKTVPEHTLTSTEYICPFASSVVSGNAYGVQFHPEKSGDVGLRILTNFIGML encoded by the coding sequence ATGACGCAGGTAGCTATACTTGATTACGGGCTGGGAAATCTTCGCAGTGTCATGCGTGGCCTGGAACATGCCGGCGCGACAACGACGATCACCAAGGATATCGATGAGATGATGGATGCCGACGGAGTAGTGCTCCCCGGAGTCGGCGCTTTTTCGGAGGGTATGGAGAAACTCGGGGAACTCAAAACCGCCCTCTATACCTATGTGCAGGAGCGTCCGGTCCTTGGCATCTGTCTCGGGATGCAGATGCTTCTCGAGACCAGCTGTGAATTCGGCACCCATGCGGGTCTCGGGCTGGTTCCGGGGTCGGTCCGGGAGTTTCCCCGGACATCAGGTTTGAAAGTGCCCCATATGGGCTGGAATACCATTCATATCGACCAGGAATCACCCCTCTTCGAAGGAATTCCGCAGAATAGCTATGTCTATTTTGTCCATTCGTTTTATGCGAAGACGGTGCCGGAACATACACTGACATCGACCGAATACATCTGCCCGTTTGCCTCCTCCGTAGTGAGTGGCAATGCCTATGGCGTCCAGTTTCACCCGGAGAAAAGCGGAGATGTGGGCCTGAGAATCCTCACCAACTTTATCGGGATGCTCTGA